From the genome of Plectropomus leopardus isolate mb chromosome 4, YSFRI_Pleo_2.0, whole genome shotgun sequence:
ctcacctccagctctgatcctttcattttcttgttttcatctGCACCCTGGCATTTCTTTTGGGGCCCCTGATTTTTGGATTTGTTCATTAACTTTTTATGTCTGGTATAACAATGGcacaattaaatatttagtAATATGTTTTCTGATCTAGAtaatttccagattttttttttcaaaagaggaaataaatctttaaatctagtctttgggttttaaaagggtttaaaaaGATATTCTCGACATAAAATGTGTGCTCCAGTCTTTTGTCCAAccatggtcacttctggctccaaaaaaccagcATGGCGCCAGtagaaatgcataaaataaaaataaaaaaatctcacacaTTACCATAGTAAATGgattttgtgggggggggggagtaaACTATATGGTATTCTCACTAAATATGTGGATTTGTTcctttgaataaaaataaatcaattgaagaaataataaaagtgaTCTGTTTTAGTGACAATTTGTCTGAGGCGTCTACAGTCCAACATGACTACGGCAGAAATgcatataatgaaaaaaaacctcaaaattgcCATTGTCGATacattctgttgaaaaaaaaacacttttaactGTATGGTATTCTCACTAAATATGTAGATTTGTTCCCttacatacaaataaatcaatatatgaAATAAGAAAAGTGATCCATTTTAATGACAAGCTGTCTGTGAGGCGTTGCTACAGTCTtgttcctccacagctccagtcTACTGTCCaaaaatatggtcacttcttgctccaaaaaaccaacatGCCAACAGCAGAAAtgcatataataatattaattatgataattttataaaatctCACAATTACCACAGTCAACGGATTCTGCAGGAAAAAGTAAACTATATGGTTTTCTcagtaaatatgtaaatttgtTCCTTGactataaatcaataaatacatgaGATAAGTAAAGTGATCAGTTTTCTTTGACAGGAGAGATGATCAGAGGTGCAGAGTTCCTATTACCGTAACTCAGACCAGGACTGAAGTATGGGAAGAGTTTCTCAGTGAAGGAACAGCCTGTAAAGGTGTAGATAAGAGCTGCAGCATCTATATCATGAAAGGAGACCACACCCTCATCATAATCCACAAACACCCCAACCCTCTGAGGTCGAGACTTCAGAGAGAGTAAGACTGAAGGGCCGGCGGGAGCTTTGTACTCATTTCCATCCCTCAAACATACAGTCCAGAAACCCTCCTCAGGGCTCAGTTTGATGAGGCTCTTCTTGTTGATCGACTCTTTGGCCACTCCAAAGTCCCATTCAGTCTTTCTTTTAACTTGAACCTCATAGTAAAATTTTCCTGAAGAGAAATTCTGTTTTGCTATGACACAGGGATTGAAAGAAAATCTTTCTGGATTGTCTGGGAGATATCTATCAACCTTGCTGGGCCGTACTTGTTTACCATCATCAGACACGATGACTTGAGCATGTGCCGTATCTGGATCAAGAGTCACATCCACTGCGTACTGCTGGACCCTCTTCAGCTCAGCCTCAAACACCTTCTTCATCTTTTCCCTGAGTGCCTCCTCCAGCTGAGCCACAGCTCTCACCACAGTCCCCTCATATGATGGACGGATGCTGACCTCTGTCCAGTCCTTGGTGGGTGGTGGATGGTTGGTGTTTAGGGACTGGACACTCTGGAGAAGATGGAGGTGGTCTTCAGAAAGTGAGAGCTGCTCCAGCTCAGCGCTTCTCTTCATCAGCTCAGAGATTTCCTGCTCCAGCTCCTTGATGAAAGCTTCAGcctgtttctgtgtctttgtctgctTCTCTTCTATAGTTTTGAGGAGTTCACTCAGGTGTTTCTCAAAAGACTCCTTCAGAGAATTGAAGACCTGAACACCTTCTGCTGTCTCTTTGTCTGCATTTTTATCACTGAGGTCAACTGAGAGTTTGAGCCCCTGAATTTTCAGTCGTCTCTCCTGGATCATCCGCTGAATTTCAGCTTCCAGCTGGGCCTTCTTTTCATCATATTCGTCTTTTAGAGGACGAACATTATGTGCCTTGTGGTCTAAAACAGTGCAGAGCATGCAGACACCTGTCTGATCCGTCGTACAGAACAGCTCCAGAGGCTTATCGTGCTTCGTACACATCCTGCCTTCCAGGTTCTGCACAGGGTCGATCAGCTGATGTCTTTGTAGACGTGACGCTGTCAGATGAGGCTCCAAGTGAGTCTCACAGTAGGAGGCCAGACACACCAGGCAGGACTTCAGGGCCTTCAGTTTGGTTCCAGTGCAGACGTCACAGGGAACTTCTCCTGGTTTGGGCACTTGTTGCTCTGAGCTGTCGCTGCTGCTGGCTTTTGTTTTAGCTGACTGTCTGAACTGAACAACCATCTCAGAGATGAAAGTGTTGACGTGCAGCTCAGGTCTTGTGTTGAAAACCTTTTTACACATCGGACACAGATACTGGTCGTCAGAATTCCAGTGTGCGTCGATGCAGTTTTTGCAGAAGTTGTGTCCACATGATGTGCTGACAGGATCAGTGAACACTTTCAGACAGATGGAGCACAGAAACTGATCTTCAGATGGCAAATAGCTTGCAGTAGCCATATCTACACACATAGtgtcaaagaaaagaaaaaaatttaagttttataaaaaatgtttcaattttttgttttgaaagaaagaagtgTGATTTGGGGTCTTTTAAGTATAACACGATATTTGTTAAAGGCTAATTTTGAGTAATAACTGCTGTGTTTTCCACCAAGCCGAACTGTgggcaacccccccccccaaaaaaacgtCCATTTTGGTCTCTTTGTCCCAGTCCTTTGAGCATAATCTTTACTTCAAACTGTCACCATCGAGAGAAAACATTAGAATCAGTCGCATTCAAATTAAGcattgagaaaacaaaatgaaaagctgaTAAGCAGTGCCAAACAGCCGAGCTAGCTTGTGCCATAAAGCCTGAACACGTACTCAAGTTACAAAGTACAGAACCCGGTGTAGGAATGACAGACGCACCGTTCTTCCCAAAACAAGTCAGTGAACTTTGACAATGATGTTGAAGATTTTActtcatggtaaaaaaaaaaaaaagaaagaaagaaaaagttgtaTAATGTTGCTTCAAATCATTCTGACAAACTAGGGCTTGCTactctggcaaaaaaaagcactgaataGGTCAACATGATGttatggaaacttttttttttttaaagaaaagcacTGTCACAATGACAAACACATTGCATTTCCTCTAGCTGATTTCACACTACAAGCCTCCCTCTCGTTCTCTGCTGGAAAGCTTTCGTTGTGAAAAAGCTTGAGGAAATAAAGTAAGTTGTATGGAAATAGGAAGTGATCAGTAAACAGTTTACTGATCGCTTCCTACACACATTACTGCTTACTCAACAGTTGTAATAGCAGGGAATTAGGGgagaaattttttttacaagataGTCCCGAGAactgacacagagagacagtttAAAGTTATTAGAGTTTGTTACTGTGTAGTAGGCCTGTTCTCATAAAGCCATAATCATATTGTGACCAATTACGCCAGATTGACATGAAAAGAGTGGAAACTTCCTGCCTGAATAGAGCTGCAGTTTTGTGTCAGTCCTGGTTGTTAAAACTGTTAACATTGTCAGCAGTACTCACCAGTGTTTGGTGGAGACTCTGCTGTGTTGTTGAAAAAGCCTTGATGAACTCAgctgttgaggtttttttcagGGAGAAACAGATTTGTTTcgactgcagtgtttctgccACTCTGACAAAGTTAACTTTCAGTTCTGGTGTTTGATGCTGAGactgtttttccagtgctgCTCCACCTCTTGATCCAGCTCTGTTGGTTAGGTTTCGTTTCTGGGCAAAGTCTGCACACTAAGCAACTACCGTAACAGTAGTTGCTTAGTgtgcagatttattttgttttctactttgCCAGATATTATTTTGATCCAACTTCCACTCTATTCGACACTAGAATGTTTTTTAGGTTTCGTTTCCTCCCTATACTGTACTTTATATTACATACCATAGACAGATCCTATGATTGATTTTTCTGCTCTACATGAAGATCACACCTCTTAAAGTCCCCACAGTCCAATTTTCATGGTGCAGCCATTTCTCAGTGCCATAAATATTGAGACTGTGCTAAATTTAACGATTATATGTCTTAACAGGTCAGAACAGGTGGATTATGTTAAACTAAAGCACTTATTCCAAAATGAAAAGTGGCTTTGTATGACATTTAATAATCTGTGTTGAGAGATGAAGTGAGAATTATTCAAATCAGTGTAGTTGTATAGTTGTGCAATTACCTGTCAGCAtaagaatataaaaacatatgtcCTCAGTAAACACTGTTTgttgaatactttttttaaattataaactaCAATATAATTCAAGACACATGCTGactgtttaaatatttactcGAGATCATCTCTGTaagttttcaaataaaagttaCAAGCTTTACATATTACTAAAATATTGTCTCTTGACCAATTGctataataaaatgaatagaaTTTGTTTGTACAGGAAATAGGTCTCATCACTTTGGCAACCAAAAAATCATGCTGCAGAGAACCACGGCCAGGTGAGAGAAGATTCATCCCGCAGAGACGTTAAAATAATCTTAGCTGCCTCACAGCTCGCATCACTTTCATTGTTGCTGTATATTTTTTCAGACGTCTGTGTGGAACTTGAGTCATTATTCACCATTAAACCTGTGGGACCAAAACCCAGATGTATCTCACAGGAGCTCAGCAGAGGGCCACCAAGCTTTTGGTGCTCCAGCAGAAGCAAGAATTAATGTCAGCGCCCAGCTCAGGATCACGGCGGTAAGTGATACCTTGACCTCCCAGATAAAGCAGACAATAAGGTACAGTCATTCTCGGCTTCACTTCACTTGTGTCTTTTGTACCAAACATCTTCATTCTCAGGGTTGATTGTGCTGTACATTGTATATCAGTTTCATAAACAATCAGGGCTCCCACAGATCCTTGGAAGGTtttaaaggcattgaattcgttaatctaaaaataagacattaatcaaacttttttttttttccagaaaatacttaaaatgctaagacatgggaagagaaaatgtaagaatctttttttcctgatgtcccactgtaaaatctcaaaataatgtaaCATCTCAATGTAACAatgtaacatctatttttttaaataactgactGACTATCCTCTCGCATTAATGTGACACAGATCAGGCTAAGGGAACCCAAAAAGATCCACTGTCTGCTAGTTAGCTATCACCATACCCTGGATGACCTACGAAAGTGCAAATTCAACCAAAATTGGCTATTTAACCAAGATTTCATTCATGGCATGAATGCAAATGAGACTGTGTGTAATTTACCAAAAAGTTTGATGGGAATCAAAACAGTGGAATTCGACATGcagagtaaaaaacacaaaaactcaaagaaaactTGAcaacaaaagattttaaatttggcacaaaagtccaaCTCAGTGTGCTCGACAAAAATACCTCTTGAACCACAAAGGTTCACCCGTTAGATTTCCTGCCgttttgaattgttttaaaaaatacttaaatgaaTAGAACTCGATGAATTTAGAGTTGAGCAACACAAAACGTAGTATACAGCATCTTTAGGTGGATATAAAACTTTCTATCATCAGTGAGCTAGATCGGTCAAAAAACATGGCCGCCATGAATGAAACTACCTCGCCATGGGCGGGGCTTAGCAGGAAATGGGCCATAACTCAACTGTTCCTTTAGCAATCTTGATTAAACTTCGAGGACACATCTGGTCCTGTTATATGAACATACTGGCCAAGTTTTGTCTAATTTCGATAAAAGTAGGCAAAtaactatttttacatttaaagcgGGGCTTTTATTGTGGTGGTAGGAAGCTAACCGGAACTTCCGACAGTACTTTACGCGGTGAACAGCTAAAGCTAGAGACGTTATCATCACATCCAAACGCatacttaacttaacttatcATTTAGgtgacattaatgtaacatattGTTTGAATAGAAAGAGCATGGAAATGAGAAAGAAGCTTAAATAATGCCATGTCGTTTCAGTATACTTCAGTCGATCGACTAATTTACGTTACTTTTTACCTGATGGTAAAGCAACAGAGCTGAGGTTTGTCGAAATGTTTTGTTAGCAAAGGTTAACGGGTGTTATACAAGTAAAGGTTTTATTTGCAGCCGATGATCATATTGTTTAGAAGTTAGACTACACTGTGAAGCTGTCGGCGCcgttatttgttattgttggtTAGCGTTAGCGGCTGTGTAACGATAACGTTACTCATAGCCTACTTGCAACGTGTTTTGCTGGTACTTTTCGCTTCCCAGCCGATATAAGGGTTAGTCGCTGGATAAAAAACATCAGGTGagtaaatgtcacatttgtgtGTGGGACAGTTACCCAGCTAgccagctagctagctagttgTTGTTGGTGACGTGTTTTGTGCGAGACGATTGgtattttcatacatttaatttCTCCTTTCATCAGGTAATCGCTTAATTCatagatttggatttttttttaaaaaaaatctatcttttGTAATAACGACATCAAAAtgatatttcatttgttttatgaatgtatttGCGTTAAATTATTTTGGATGGAAATAGTCTATAAAACTTTGACTGAGTCAAGGGTTCAGTTAGAGAAAAGAcgtaatatttttgttttattaaaatgcacttgatagacagattttttattatttttttgtggttaataTTACAATCACAAATGTAAATTGACTCAAAATACAAGAATCCATAGTAACAGTAGAAAACAACAATCAAATATTACACAAACTGAAAGACTGAAAGACAGCAAAGCTGAGAAAGCGCTGgacatttgtaatttgtttaacatttttggtttagatttttgttgatatatgtacatatgtaaatAGTTGTATGTAGTTTGTCCTGCatgattctttttgttttgtctttctgtttttcatatgttttgtttgcagtgtcATATAAAAAAGGTTGGTACTTCGACAAACTGACTTTCTTGACttgtaaaatgatcatttgattTGACAAAGATCATACGTGCATTTATGGCAAAATTCAAACGGGATCATACAAATTTTAGTGAGAGACAAAGCAACGCTGCTAAATACATATAGGTGAAACACTTGTGTATATCTGTCAAACTACTGGGCCAATCAGACTAATATTTCTGCACATTTACGATCGATGATCTGGCTGGTAGTGGGTGCACATTTCTTCATGCAATTAACTCAGCTAAACGCAAACCTAAGCCAATTTcttgcaggccacattttggccttcaTCGAGGTTCAAAAATGGACATATGTTGAACAGTTTGCTCACATTTTGCAGCGACAAATCCAGGGACGCCCCCTGAATTTTTTTACAGGGTTGGCCAGATGGGACACTGAAAATCAGGCAGTGGTTCACCAGAACCATAAGccaaaactgcattttagtAAATCCTCTATGCTCTATAAGTATACAAGCTGGTTGAAAACTGTCAGTGTGGAGATTTAAGGAATCATAACTGATgtactttggtttcttattttacagttaatattactTATTATCTGATGTGCATAAAGTAATACAGTTACCTTTTTGAGTTCCTCTACaatcttgttttaatgtgttgtaCGTATACATGTTAGGAGATCCCTTTTTCTTATAGActggtttttcttttcctcaaaaGGACAAACATACAGCTTTCTTTAAAGGAGCACATTGATTGTAAGGACCGAAAAATCATCTTTAACTCAGAGCTAGCAGattcaaggacaaattttaatttttttaattaatctacCTGGTACATTGTACCTTATTCAGTGAAAACAAGCCTTCTCGAGTTTAGGGCAGACTCTTGGCTACAcgtagaacccattttcattcaaatatctTAAGGTGAGAGTTCAAGGGATCCCTTTTTTAAATGGCCAGATATTCCCTCACCAATTTGTAGTCtaactttggagtgttattttGCCCCCATCTAAACAAGCGATGCTGACATGGTGAAGACCTTAGGCTGTTTAGCTTCACAAGATACCACTTCCTTCATGCTAGCTACGAAAATGAGTGCAGCACAGTCAGCCAAAATAATGTTGCCTTAAGGGAGACCACGGTCCCCCACGGCCCCCCCTTGGGGGCACCACTGTGAGCACTGCagattaattttatatttgatatgTTATGATTCAGTTGCATAATTGATATACAGTACTTATGTTTTGAggcagatttgtttttataagaCGATATCCGTTGTGATCTTTATATGTTGAGTGCCTTttgaaaatacctgaaaaataaTAGTCTAATAATTTAAGTATTGTTTATTAAGTGATGTCCCTCTGTAATCATTctgttaaagaaagaaatggcaACTGCAttcaagtcttaaaaaaaagaacttgattgattgattgattataaCCTCCTGTGATCTCAGGGTCGGGAGCACTTTAAACAGAGCTGTCGAGTGGAGCAGCCCTCCTGGTCTTCTGGGACTTCGTCTGTGTCGCCACCCTCTGAGCTCGGCCTCCCACATCACATCACACCAGAGAAAATGCACCTGAACGAGATGGGTGCAGAGATAAATCACCACGAAGAAGACAAACCGGAAACACAGGACCGGGATCACGTAACAGAACGCACAGGTGAGTATTACTggagtggtgtttttttgtgtgtaaatacaGTCAACTTTTACAGATTTGATTGAAATGATCTATTCTTTCTTGCTGTACAGATTCCACATGAAACTCAGTTTGAGCTTTGAACTAAAATATTGTCTTAGTTTCAAAGGTATTTATAGTCCAGCAAGAAATTCACCAGCAGTAAGCCTGAAACAAAACATGTCTTCATCATTTAGTGACATAATGaagagacaaacaaataaactcaAATAACGTAATTTTATTTCAATACAGATCAACTTTGTGGTGCAGTtttatttgagagaaggcaataaaaacaaactcactcCATAAAGCTGCaccaatcaatattttttattagcaCTGCATAAAATTTCATGTGCGTTATATTGTTGCTCATTGTGATGAAcccacagagcagagagttTACTGTCTGCTGGTTTCAACAAAAAAGCTCTTTAGTTTCTGAGGGAAAAGATATTTCCTTTAAGAGTtgatggagaccaaaacagagttACACGGAGAGTGAGTTTTACTTAACTTACCTTTCTCAGGCAGGTATGCAGAAACACGACTCTGAATGAATCCTgatgtttctctgtgtctgctggattTTTAAATAAGCAACCGTTTGCTAACCACTTTGTTCGCCATATTAACTTGCAGGCGTCGCGTTtacagtttgtttcttttgccaTGAGATGATAAATCAGACCTGCTAATATTGGAGCAGCTTACTACATTTTCTCTAGGAAATGTTATGtcttatatatgttttttttctttcagaggaAACCTTAATACCACCAGAACCTGAACACGGCAGCTCCCATGAACAGCCTCAGGAAAAGCCGTCTGAGGGGCAATGCCAGGAGCGTCGCAGACTCAAGAAGTATGACTGTCCGACCTGCGGGAGAGCTTTCTCCGACAACACCGCTCTGAAACGACACCTCGTCATTCACGCTGGGAAAAGACCTTACAAGTGCTTCATATGTGGGAGAGGATTCACGCAGAGTGGAAACCTCAAAACGCACATGAAAGTTCACAGAGGTCAGAGGCAACAAGAAGCTCCTTTGTCTTTAATTcaacgttttttgttttcttttttttttcttccaaaagtAGATGCATGTGGAAAGCTTTTgtcatgtgtttttcagtgaaatcataATTTACTTATCTTAACTTGTATCCTAATTGGGTTTTTTACATCCATCTGATCTTGTGCTTCCTTCTAAAGTCTTGCTATGCTATAAAGTGTTGTTTTGGATTTATTTGTCGAAATTATAATCGTTTGATGTTGGAGAACTTGTGTAAGCTATGCtctaaagcagtggttcccagctggtcCAATCACAGGGTCTAGATTTAGTAATTAGTTCACCTACCACATAATAAATCACAacatattcagtttaattttacaaaatgtaaacaatatgTTGGCTGAGAACACAAAGAAgtaaaacacactgcaaaaataaacacaaacggctcttcaaaataaaaggtcTGTGCCAGAAAATCCACTGGAGTGATTTCATCGATTTAAGTTGATTTTGCAGTGAAATATGAACGTCATAAATGCTGATGTGACAATGCCTTACCAATGCAGAACTgtatgaaaattaataaatatgaatttctttgtttttcttacaggAGAGCTACCAAATTGGACATTAGTCCAAGAGAGTCGCCCAAAACAATCTCATGTAACAGTTTATGTATGTGGAGAGTGTGGCATGGACTTCCCTCAGAGGCAACAGCTGGAGGAACACCGCCAGAGTCACAAAAAGCCTTACGCATGTCCCGACTGTAGCAAGACATTCAAAACTGAATATTACTTCAAAATACATATGCGCGTTCACTCAGGAGATTCACCTTTCCAATGTTCAGAGTGTGGAAAGTTTTGTGCCACAGCGGATTCTCTGAAAAAACACCAAGTGACGCACACTGGGGAGAAGAATTTCCACTGTGATCAGTGTGGGAAGGCTTTTTCACAATCCTCCCACCTCAAGGTACACATCAAGACCCACACAGGAGAGCGGCCTCACCTCTGCTCAATCTGCGGGAAAAGTTACTCCAAAGCGTCTGTTCTGAAAGTTCACTTGAGAGTTCACACCGGAGAGAAACCGTATACTTGTGACAAATGTGGTAAGTGCTTCTATTACACGCAAGGTTATCGAGCGCATCTGAAGATTCATGACAAGAAGCCGAAACCTCAAACAAAACCATTGGGGAGACCAAAACAAGAAGCCGTTGGAGGCAAGTAATCAATAATGATGACCGGGAATTCATAATAAAATAGTCTGAGAAGataacaaaggaaaaaatgaatgtatattACAATGTGGAATAAAATAACTTTCAACTAATTGAAGTGATGATTACTAatcacatgtacatgtacatgtatgCGCTATACAGCATTCAATAAAGTCATGACA
Proteins encoded in this window:
- the LOC121941751 gene encoding E3 ubiquitin-protein ligase TRIM39-like, translated to MATASYLPSEDQFLCSICLKVFTDPVSTSCGHNFCKNCIDAHWNSDDQYLCPMCKKVFNTRPELHVNTFISEMVVQFRQSAKTKASSSDSSEQQVPKPGEVPCDVCTGTKLKALKSCLVCLASYCETHLEPHLTASRLQRHQLIDPVQNLEGRMCTKHDKPLELFCTTDQTGVCMLCTVLDHKAHNVRPLKDEYDEKKAQLEAEIQRMIQERRLKIQGLKLSVDLSDKNADKETAEGVQVFNSLKESFEKHLSELLKTIEEKQTKTQKQAEAFIKELEQEISELMKRSAELEQLSLSEDHLHLLQSVQSLNTNHPPPTKDWTEVSIRPSYEGTVVRAVAQLEEALREKMKKVFEAELKRVQQYAVDVTLDPDTAHAQVIVSDDGKQVRPSKVDRYLPDNPERFSFNPCVIAKQNFSSGKFYYEVQVKRKTEWDFGVAKESINKKSLIKLSPEEGFWTVCLRDGNEYKAPAGPSVLLSLKSRPQRVGVFVDYDEGVVSFHDIDAAALIYTFTGCSFTEKLFPYFSPGLSYGNRNSAPLIISPVKEN
- the LOC121941752 gene encoding zinc finger protein 239-like — its product is MHLNEMGAEINHHEEDKPETQDRDHVTERTEETLIPPEPEHGSSHEQPQEKPSEGQCQERRRLKKYDCPTCGRAFSDNTALKRHLVIHAGKRPYKCFICGRGFTQSGNLKTHMKVHRGELPNWTLVQESRPKQSHVTVYVCGECGMDFPQRQQLEEHRQSHKKPYACPDCSKTFKTEYYFKIHMRVHSGDSPFQCSECGKFCATADSLKKHQVTHTGEKNFHCDQCGKAFSQSSHLKVHIKTHTGERPHLCSICGKSYSKASVLKVHLRVHTGEKPYTCDKCGKCFYYTQGYRAHLKIHDKKPKPQTKPLGRPKQEAVGGK